GCCGTTGACCAACACAAGGACTACAGGCCGTGAGAAGCCGGCCTGCATATGAACGTGAGATAATGGCACACTAAGATTCGGACAATTAGAGAGGTTTTTCCTGCCGTTGGCCCTGGAGCTCGAAACCAGTCTCGGCTGGCGAGTGATTTGTGAACGGTCAGCGCACCCTAGGTAACGAGCCACGGGAATCACACGGATCTCTGGGAAACACCAACATCCAAAAGTGAGGTGAGTAAACCACCTTGTGCTTTCAGGGTCCCCGCGCGGCGAGTCCACCTCCCCAAGGCGGGAGGGGCTTACCAAGGATTAAGTGCGGCGGCGCCCTTCAAACCCAGGAGGGCCACAGGAGGCGGAGGCTCAGCCACAGAGGAGCCGCTGAGAAGCGGTGAAGAGCGCAGGGCCGGAACCCGGGACACGAAAGAGCCCCCAAAGCTCCGGGTCGCCAGCGAGACGCACACAGCAAGACTCGCGGTTACGCTGCACCCTGTTCTCCGCGCGCAAACTCCCTCCTCCGGCCCCGGTGCCCTCCGAGCCTTCTGATTGGTGGAGAGGACCAAGGGACCCGGAAGTTGTTTTGTCTGGCGAGGGCTGCCCTTCCGGTTCCGTTGGGTCCCCCTTTGGCTCGggttccctgcccctcccccttcccggAGCCCCGAGGGGCCGGAGCTCCTGGCGGTGCCGGATCCTGACGGTGGCCTTCCCTCGGGTCTGTAAGTGCGGAGGCGGCCGGAGCGCCGGGCATGGGTACGGGGTCTCTCAAGAGGGAGCCCCCTTGGGGCCCTGGATTGGCTGGGACCTGCTCTGGGATGGGGGCGAGGAGCTGGCCTGGGCCCCGGGGTATTTAAGGAACCCGTGGCCGGGCCGACGCTGTGCCCCGCCCCTTTCCCTTCCCGGCGTCTGATGTGGGGATCCTAACTATACCCCAGGGACCTACCTTCTCCTGggaccccagcccagggcccagcagttGGTTTGGACGCCGGACTCTAGCATGTTGTAGGAAGTGCTAGAGCTGAGGCCCTGGGAAGGCCTTAGTGCCAGCCTGCTAGACTCACTGTGCGTGCTGACCTAGGTTACCCTTTTGCCGGGGTTTTCCCCAAATAGCACCTTTTCTGTTACTGGcgctatgccaggcactggggctTCTTCGAAAGATACCTTTCCAATTTTCCAGGGTCAAGTTTGGGAGCCAGATATAAACAAATAATGCTCCTGCGATATATATGTCAGTCCTCCATGTGTGAACTACCTAACGGGCAGTTGCTAGGAAGGCTGAAGGAAGAAAGTGATTGTCTGAATTACACGTCTTGGAGAGGATAAAGTGGAGAAGAGTTTTTCAGACAGACGGAACAGTTTGCAAGGCTGTGAACGATTGACAGCGTAACTTGTGTGTGAAGAGGAGGAAATACGGGGGCTCTTGTGCATAGGATGAGATAAGAGGCTGGGAAAGTGGGCTGAGATCCAGATAGTGAGAGATTTAACCCCCTAAAAGAGATGGGTAGTTTTAAACCGGAGACTTATACAATCAGATTTGCACTGTAGAAAGCCTTGTTGTTCTATAAGTCAGCCTATAGAAAACAAATGTCTATAAGCTGGTTATGGACTCTTCAACTAATGCCTGGGTACTCTTATTGGGAATTCTTATGAAGAAGTAATGGAATTAGCCTAGTGAAAGTTAATGAAGTCCTGAAATGGAGAAATGACAGCGTtactggaaagaaggaaagtatgCTGGAGTGAATGGTGTGAAAACTCCAGAATAAACTGAATGTTGAGGGAGAAAGAGGTAACAAAGCTGATTCCTAGGTTTTAGGCCTTTGGCATTTGGAAAATGTTGATGCAATAAAACCATAAACTTGTAGGTTGCAAGTttagtttttgtatatgatgAATTAAAGGTATAATGGAGTAGCCACATAAAACTGTCCAGTATAGGGTTGGAAATGCAGATCTGCAGCTCAGCCCCAGTGTTGTAGCTAGAGGTAAAAGTTTGAGTCGTTGGCATAGAAGTACTGTAATATTTGGCATCAGGAAGGAAGTATTAAGAAAGATGGGAATATTTGGGGGGAATGGTTACATTTATGAAGCAGAGAGAGGAATGGGTGGGATAGCAAAAAAAGAGATAGGGAATAATGTATAATAGTACAGAGTTCCAGCAACCAAGAAGACTCAGAATCGAGAGAAGGGAATTTTGAGGAAGTCCACTGGGACAATTCATGTAGagcattttgggggggggggggagattgcATTTCTGAAGTAAGAAATCATTAGTGGGGCACCTAGCtaggctcagtcagtagagcaggcagctcttgatcttggggtcatgagtttgagctccgtgttgggcatagagattacttttttaaaaaagagataattagagacctttttaaaaagcaattttagtaGAGTGATGAGGTGATGATTTATGAAATAATGGAGACCTCAAGTGGTTTGGTATTaaatgagaatgagaaaaggCCACTGGTGAagtatttcacaaagaaaattgacaggctttatttgtttactcatctAACAAATGCTTATCAAACTCATTCCAGGACACTGTTCTAACTTCTTTAAGacattaacttaatttttaatttcccataACAACCCTATGAAATAATATTACTATTTGACAGATGGGAACAATGAAGCACAGAAGTAGTTAAGTAACtagcccaggatcacacagctagtgagggTTTTCATCCTTGGAAATACGGCTCCAGAATCCACAGTTTTATACACTGCACTAAGCAGTGACTGAATATGGAGTGAAAGGAGTGGGAAAAATTTAAGCAAAGATAGGTTCATTGATAAAAAATGGAGAGGCTTGGAAAGAGACCCTAAATGAGAAGGTAagtaatggatttatttttttattacatatttgttttttatttctctcttcctgtcttaGATCCTCTTGAATCAGTATCATTTTAAGTCAGTTTCTTTCACAAATAGGTCAATTTATGccatgtttcatttttcacttacTATCTATAATCAcatcttctctcctcttcatCTTCAGTCCCATATCCAGCTAGCTAATGAATCTTTCCCTTTCCATCATGTAAGATTCTCTGGCCAGACATCATAAGACCAGACCCATGATCATCCCCTGTAATATTCCCTAACTTATtgagtcttgaaaaaaaaaaacagcaagaaatCAGAAGACTAAGCTTTGAAGGATATACTTACCTTTGCACAGTTTATTGGACCCTTGAAGAGGAAACAAGCAAAAGAGTGGTGGACAGTGGAGGCCAGtagttaagcaacttgcccattTCTGTACAACAGTTTAAAAAGAGTGAACTAGAgggatacctgtgtggctcagcgattgagcacctaccttttgcctttggttcagggtgtgatccaagggtccggggatcgagtcccaacattgggatccctgtggggagcctgcttctccctctgcctatgtctctgtgtctctcatgaatcaataataaaaattatttaaaaagataaaaataaaaaaagaatgaactagatCTATAGTCAACACATAGAGCTGTCAAaactaatgaatgaaaaaagaaagttgccACATGAtatgtttcatttatatgtaagAAACATAGACATATTTTCTGGGCCTGGGCATATAgaagtattatttttcaaatggggGAAAGGAGAGTAAAAAAGGAGCAAATTTAAACTCAGTAGTAAGTGGAAAATGGTTGGGAAAGGGGACTTTTATAGTATCTATAATGTTCAAAAACTTTCCAGGAAggatatatttctatatatgtttcttatagtgaaaagtaaaaacaaaacaaaagattgtTAAGTTGGAGAATGTAGTGTCATGAAAGTTacccaaatgaagaaaaagattgAGGTTGATAGGGAGAAAGATTGTAATGTAAtgcaaccttttaaaaaaatggaatactgggggatccctgggtggcgcagcggtttggcgcttgcctttggcccagggcgcgatcctggagacccgggatcgtatcccacgtcgggctcccggtgcatggagcctgcttctccctctgcctgtgtctctgcctctctctctctctctctctgactatcataaataaattaaaaaataaaaaataaataaaaaataaaaaaatggaatacagTGTTAATTAGAAGCAAAGATTTCTAGGTAGTTATGAGTGCTAAGCTGAAAGATAAGGGTACGTTTATGAGGTAGATGTGAAAATAGACATATAGCTTGGGAGTTTATTATATGGAATagaaaaattttacttatatgtatttAGAGGTatttgaaataagaaatttgGGTGTTTTCTCACTGTCTGTAGCACAGCAGTAAACATTGTCCAACTTAGAATATCCACTGATCCTTTTTGGTTACTCCTGTTTGAACAAGGGGAAATTTTCAGATCAGTTGGCACATTTATTATGGAGAGAATTATGGAAGAACTGTATAAATATAGCAAAGAGAAAGTGATTTTAAGTGAGAGTATTCCTATTACATTGATGTTTGAGAAATAGGTCATTCAAATCTTGctaatagaggtgcctgggtgacttagttggtgaaatgtctgcttttggctcaggacatgatcccagggtccgggatggaatcccacatcaggcttcctgctcagtagtgagtctacttctccctcttccccttccccctgcgcattctttctctctggctcactcactctttctctcaaataaataaaatcttaaaaaaaaaaaaaaaaggcttgctAATAAAAACTCAGTGGTATGCAAATTTAATTGCAGTCACCTAGGTGATAGAGGATAAGGGCCTAAACTATGGCAATGATAGAATAAAGAATTTAGAAGTCATTCTGAGGAAAGAATCAACAGAATGTGGTGACCAAGTCTCTATTCTACCTGATAAGTTCTTTACTTTCTTTGAACTACTCGAAGTTCTACTATAGCCTAGAAGTATGTGAGTGATTTTTATGAAACTTATAACTACTACTGTACTTAGAAGTTAACTACTGTTATTTGCAAATGGCATTCAGATTtagtatacaaatataaatacaaaagatgaagtttatttattttttttttttaattttatttatttatgatagtcatacagagagaaagagagagaggcagagacacaggcagagggagaagcaggctccatgcgccgggagcctgatgtgggattcgatcccgggtctccaggatcgcgccctgggccaaaggcaggcgccaaaccgctgcgccacccagggatcccaaaagatgAAGTTTAAAATGGGTGAGAAATGAgtgtaaaacaaagataaaggaataaaatgcaaTCAAGAATACAACtagtacaggggatccctgggtggcttagcagtttggcacctgcctttggcccagggcgtgatcctggagtcccgggtttgagtcctgtgtcgggctcccggcatggagcctgcttctccctcctcctgtgtctttgcctctctctctctctctctctctctctctgtgtgtgtgtgtgtgtgtgtgtgtctatcataaataaaaataaataaataaatctttaaaaacaatacaactAGTACATAAATAGCTTACTATTAAAGTCCTGTAGACTTGACACAAATTTGGCTTTACATcctactctttgtttttaaacataaactTTGTATTGAAGCACAACTGAATACACAAAAGTATGACATCATTAAATGTACAGCTGAATGGATATGAGGAGGGAAGTCTGAACAGTTACACAGTTAACATTACTCATAAGATAAAACTTCAGCTACTCTTGTTTAGTACGTGAACTTTGGCATCACATAGCTTGGGCCCAAGTTCCAGCTCTAACACTTAATACTTTCTACCTCTCATAAGTTGATCAAGCTACTTATATCCTCCCAAGATTAAGTTTCCCCATATACACAATGGGAAtgatgataatacctacctcTTAGGGATTTTGAGGATTAGGAGGGTCAATTTaggtaaagcacttagcactgtACCTTGGACATAACAAGGCTTCAGTAAAGATGAGCTAgctatcctttctcttgttaaaccagtttataagaaatacagttattccttttaattttaacactttttaaaagtaaaaaaaaaaattgcttaaaatttgGTTTTGCATTGTTAAAACTATTTTAGTAACAAACCCTAGAAAGGAATTTTCCCCAGGACACTCAAAAGAGGATAtgattggggtacctgggtggctcagttacttaagtgtctgcctttggctctggtcatcaTGatccggggtcatgggattgggccccgagttgggctccctgctcagtggagagcctacttctccctctcctctgcttatgctcgccgtctctctctctgtcaaataaataagtacaatttttttaaaaagcgggTATGATGATAATGAAGGGCCTCTTTACGGTaccataataataatttcttaggGAACGTTAAAGAGTTAATTATTCTGCTGGGTTTTGTTGAATGCGCTGTCTATAAAGCAACAGTTGGTCCTTGTCCTCAAATAACTAACATTGCATTGAAAAGAGAAACTATTGAGAGGAATTGATTGAAGGAATAAACTTATGTAGCCCAGAAATATGAGTTTATCAAAGGCACCCAATAGAGTACACTGACACGGCAggcaaaactttttaaagtaaatagaaCAAATTTTCCTTCCTCACATTCTTGGACTATATCAAAGAAATCAAACTAAGCACTTTCCTGGGGTACCTTACCTGTTGGGCTGCTCCCACTGTTAGGTTTCTTGAGACTGATAAGAAGTATCCCAGCTCCTCTTCTTGGAGTTTCAAGGAACAATTATCCCTGAGGATAATGTCTAAAGCACTCTGAGTATTATCATCTTATAGATGGAGGGAATTAATGATCTTTTTTGGGTGTGCATAGGAAAATGCTAACCTCAGGATAGACTGAGGACAAGCTAAAGTCTAAAAAAGAATGTCCCTTTTGTTTGCCCACTTGAAACAACAGTCATTTTTATAACTTCTGGTTAAAAATTGGGGCATTCACTGTTTCCAGAACTAATATATGAGGCTACTGTAATTGCTAAAACTAACCAGTGATAATACAATTTTGCTACTTTCTTTATTAATATGTTCCTTATAActcctagatttttttcttttaatttgataTTCACCATCTTTTCTCTGATGCTGCATTTGCTTCTCTACAtccttcctttttcatctttattatgaTTATTCATTACCTGTACATTCAGAATGCCATACAAAAGAAAAGCTTATAATTTATAAACCTGTGCCATGCCAGTTCTCCCTCCTACATTTCATCTCTCTTCCAATGACCGTTTCATTCAAGCTAAATTCTTAAGTTTGGAACCTTTACAcattccttttggttttttttgttttcattctctgtATCTAGTCAGTTACCAAGgtcttcaaaatatcttttattagttttctttactcctttttttcctaaagattttatttatttattcatgaaagacacagagagaggcagagccataggcatagggagaagcaggctctatgcagggagctggatgtgggacttgatccccatactccaggatcacgccctgagccaaaaaggcagacgcgctccactgctgagccacccaggcgtcccttttcctttctccttattcCCATTTTCGTTCCTTTATAGGCTCTCATGGCCTCAGACCTGTAATGCTTTTACGGGCTCTGAGCTGATCTTCCTAACCacagttctttcttccttccactgtCAAATCTGAGTACCTACCATGTGTTTAGTACAATACTGGGTGATGGGAATACACACCAGTTTGAGTAGAAGAGGGTCTGGCCAGTAATGGGGCTGCAGTAAGTAGAATTTGAAGCAAAAGGAGAGTTTTTCCGTAGAAGATGCAGGTTCTCAGCATTAGCCTCATTGAGTGGGATGGAGATGTTTCCCTGTAGTGCCATGAAGCTTGCAGTTTGGAGGGGAAGGAACAAGTACTTTATAAAGTATTTTGAGTGTTATGATAGAAGTGCTATACTATGGGTCCAGTAGAGACAACGGTTCTAGTCTAAGAGGTGTCTcaggaaataatgaaatgatggggtacctggctggctcagttggtaaagcatcccactcttgctcttagggtcatgaatttgagccccatgttgggtgtagaaattacttaggaaggcagggaggaaggaagggaaaaagtcAGAATTAGCCAGGAGTAGTGTTCTAGACTAAAGACATAActgtgctggggtgcctgggtggctcagtttattgAGGTATGCCTTTTGGCTctagtcataatctcagggtcctgggattgagccccacatcagactctctgctcagcagcaaatctgcttctccctctccctctgtgatctctcactctcactctctctcaaataaataaaatcttaaaaagaaaaaaaaaaaagaattatgctaaGGCCTGGAGTCAGTAGAGTACTGTCATGCACCAGCTACTATGTGGTATGAGTAAGACCTGGACTCTGTTTCAGGAGTTAGTGTTCTATGAGCCTTTGGTAAGTCACTGTTATTGAAGATAAGATTATAAACATCGGGCTTCAGGCTCTATATGTGGCCAATTATCCCTGATTGTCTCATGTGATTCTCAACTCTGGAGTTGATGAATTCACAAAATTCAAGGTGAATTTACTGATGCATTGAGAATATAGAGCTGTTTTTCAAGAGTAGAAGCTGTTATACCTACTGATCTTACAGAAAACTGGTATATAAACTAAGtgtcaatttattatttttacaatgaCTGGTGGACTGGAATTATCATGTTGTCATACTTAATTCATCCTTCTCTTTAGAGAGAAACATGGGAATCCGAATTTTCAGAAAATCATTTAGATAGTATAGAATCAGAATAtagggagcagcctgggtggctcagtggtttagcgccaccttcagcccaggatgtgatcctggagaccagagatcaagtcccacatcaggctccctgcatggagcctgcttctccctctgcctgtgtctctgcctctctctctctctctctctctctctctctctctctctctctgtgtgtgtgtgtgtatgtctcatgaataaataaataaaatcttttttaaaaaatcagaacataGGGACTTTCTCTAAAGGAATTCTATATAAAGGAACAGATAGGGAAAGAGTTTGGCAAACACTTTCTCCATGGTTGAATGGGTTATGCCAGTGTTTaccttaattattattatttggtttaaAGTTGACATGTGGTGTAGAAGTTGGATTAGAAGGAACAGAAGCTGGAACCCAAGAAACATTTATGATTCTGTTCTAGTAGTGCAGTTGATGAGTAGTGATGGATAgataaagaggaataaagaagaaagaacagaatctATAAGGTATTAATTTGATTGACTTTATTCCTACTCAGATTCCCATCAAGTGGCTCATCTGGTTTTCctatatcaaatattttatttactttctatacCAAGAAATGTTACTTGAGAGTTTAGGTTTGTCCAAAATGCACAGGATAAAGCTTATCCTGTGCCTTTAACACTGTCTTAACGTAGTCCTTTTTAGTCTGTGACTTTTGGTTGATTGCAGAAATGCTTGTATGAATAAATGCACATCAATTTAAATAGAAGGGGGTTTACTCAGGAATGGGGCAAGCACAGTCAATGGAGTTCTTTAAGGTAGAAAGCAAAGGAGAACATTTTGTCTTTGAAGAAGCAGGTTCGCCTATCATGCAAAAGAAAATAGTTACTTTATTATTACTTGTTGGgatgtttttagtttgtttttgagACCTGATAGAATTCTCATttgagaagccaaaaaaaaatgctcttggaGTAACTCAAGTACTATTCCTGTATTAAGTATCTTAGAAAGTTGAATGGATGCCAAACTATTGGCGCTGATACAAGTCCACTCTTTAGGTGCAGTTGACACTTGATGTTGGTAAGGAATAATTTTTAACAGCGTTTGAAAGCTGTTACACTAGCTTCCTCTTTCAAGGAAAAGTTCATTTGGCTATATACAAAGAGATAGGACAATACAAATTTGTTTTTGCAAGGAAAAATCCAGGTTTCTTAATTGtttgaattttcttaaattcatccTTTTTACATTTCTGTTCTTTAGGTCTGCCAAAATGTCTGAAAGATCAGATCTCCTTCACTTCAAGTTTGAAAATTATGGAGATTCAATGttacaaaaaatgaacaaattaagagaagagaataaattttGTGATGTTACAGTTCTCATAGATGATATTGAGGTACAAGGGCATAAAATTGTGTTTGCTGCAGGTTCCCCCTTCCTAAGAGACCAGTTTTTACTGAATGATTCCAGAGAGGTGAAAATCTCCATATTGCAGAGTTCCGAAGTGGGGAGACAATTGCTCTTATCCTGTTATAGTGGTGTGCTGGAATTCCCTGAGATGGAACTGGTCAATTACTTGACTGCTGCAAGTTTTCTTCAGATGAGCCACATTGTAGAACGGTGCACGCAGGCCTTGTGGAAGTTTATAAAGCCAAAACAACCAATGGATAGTAAAGAGGGATGTGAACCGCAGAGTGCTTCTCCCCAGTCAAAAGAACAGCAGGGAGATGCCAGAGGCTCCCCAAAGCAGGATTCACCTTGTATTCATCCATCTGAAGACAGTATGGATATGGAGGACAGTGATATTCAGATTGTTAAGGTAGAGTCTATTGGGGATGTATCCGAGGTTAGAAGTAAAAAAGATCAGAATCAGTTTATTTCTTCTGAACCCACTGCTTTACATTCATCAGAGCCCCAGCATTCCCTGATAAATTcaactgtggaaaacagagtAAGTGAAATAGAACAAAACCATCTCCACAATTATGCCCTCTCTTACGCAGGCAGTGATAATATCATCATGGCCTCAAAAGATGTCTTTGGGCCTAATATTCGAGGTGTAGACAAAGGCCTACAGTGGCATCACCAGTGCCCAAAGTGTACCAGGGTGTTTCGTCACCTGGAGAACTAcgccaaccatttaaaaatgcacaaactCTTTATGTGTCTACTCTGCGGCAAGACTTTTACTCAGAAAGGCAACCTTCATCGACACATGCGTGTACATGCCGGCATTAAACCTTTCCAGTGTAAGATCTGTGGGAAAACCTTTTCTCAGAAGTGTTCCTTACAGGATCATCTTAACCTTCACAGTGGAGATAAGCCCCATAAGTGTAACTATTGTGACATGGTTTTTGCACATAAGCCAGTTTTGAGGAAACATCTTAAACAGCTGCATGGCAAAAACAGCTTTGATAATGCCAATGAAAGAAATGTGCAAGACCTCACAGTGGATTTTGATTCTTTTGCATGTACAACAGTCACAGACTCTAAAGGGTGTCAGCCACAGCCTGATGCAACACAGGTCCTGGATGCAGGTAAACTGGCCCAAGCAGTCTTGAACTTAAGAAATGATAGTACTTGTGTGAATTGAGTAGGGGCTTTATGCTCACAACTTAGAATGGGTTGAAAACGTGGCAATACTCTCAAGTCTTTTTAGGAGCGATTTTGCTAGTGTGATTTCTCCAAAGCCTCTGTGTGGGTCGTAGGGGTGAGTCAAAGCACTAACAGACCAGGCAACTTACCACTTGGAGTGGTCTTGCCTTCCTTTTGCCCTCTCCCATTCTGTGTTTTGAATTATTTATCCTGTgatgtctgttttccttttccaagGAGTATTCCATTTGTCTACCTAACATTGACTTTTGTCTTAGACTAACA
The Vulpes vulpes isolate BD-2025 chromosome 2, VulVul3, whole genome shotgun sequence genome window above contains:
- the ZBTB26 gene encoding zinc finger and BTB domain-containing protein 26, whose translation is MSERSDLLHFKFENYGDSMLQKMNKLREENKFCDVTVLIDDIEVQGHKIVFAAGSPFLRDQFLLNDSREVKISILQSSEVGRQLLLSCYSGVLEFPEMELVNYLTAASFLQMSHIVERCTQALWKFIKPKQPMDSKEGCEPQSASPQSKEQQGDARGSPKQDSPCIHPSEDSMDMEDSDIQIVKVESIGDVSEVRSKKDQNQFISSEPTALHSSEPQHSLINSTVENRVSEIEQNHLHNYALSYAGSDNIIMASKDVFGPNIRGVDKGLQWHHQCPKCTRVFRHLENYANHLKMHKLFMCLLCGKTFTQKGNLHRHMRVHAGIKPFQCKICGKTFSQKCSLQDHLNLHSGDKPHKCNYCDMVFAHKPVLRKHLKQLHGKNSFDNANERNVQDLTVDFDSFACTTVTDSKGCQPQPDATQVLDAGKLAQAVLNLRNDSTCVN